Part of the Scyliorhinus torazame isolate Kashiwa2021f chromosome 8, sScyTor2.1, whole genome shotgun sequence genome, ggaagtgtagaagattgtagtttagtcgggcagtatggtcggcacgggcttggagggccgaagggcctgttcctgtgctgtacatttctttgttctttgttctttgaggtgggtgttgcccccaattcggctgataacctggaatgtgaggggcctgaacgggccggtcaagagggcccgggtgttcgcgcacttaaagggactgaaagcagacgtggttatgctccaggagacacatttgaaggtggcagatcaggttaggctgagaaagggatagatagggcaggtcttccattcagggctggatgcgaagaacagagaggttgcaatactggtggggaagcgggtgtcgtttgaggcaatgaatattgtagtggataatggaggtcgatatgtgatggtgagcggtaggttgcagggggtgcgggtggtgctggtgaacgtatatgctccgaattgggatgatgccggatttatgaaacgcatgctgggtcggattccggatctggaggtaggaagcttgataatgggggggacggggggacggggggggggggggggacgacttcaacacggtgctggacggggggggggggacttcaacacggtgctggaccctgcactggaccgctctaggtccaagacgggtaagaggccggctgcggccaaggtgttcagggggtttatggaccagatggggggagtggatccatggaggtttgtcaggccgctggccagggaattttccttcttttcccacgtccatagagcctactcccggatagattttttcattttgagtcgggcgctaatctcgaaagtggagggaatggaatattcggccatagccatctcagaccacgccccgcattgggtggagctggagttgggggaggagagggaccagtgcccgctgtggtgcctcgatgtgggactgttgccggatgagggggtgtgcaggcgggtgcgggggtgtattgaaagatacttggaggccaacgacaacagggaggtgcagtgggggtagtctgggaggcgttgaaggtggtggtcagaggagagttaatctccattagggcccacagggagaagagagaggggagggagagggagaggtcggtgggggaaattttaagggtggacaggaggtatgcagaggcccccgaggaggggctactcagggagcgacggaacctccaggcagagttcgacctgttgaccacagggaaagcagaggcacagtggaggaaagcgcagggggtgacgtatgagtatggggagaaagcgagtcggatgctggcacaccagcttcgtaagagggaggcagcgagggagattggtggagttaaggatagaggggggaagacggtgcggagtgcggtgagaataaacgaggtatttagggacttctatggggatctgaacaggtctgagcccccagcgggggaggaggggatgcgacgattcttagatcagctgaggttcccgagggtggaggaggaggaggtggctggtttgggggtgccgattgggctggaggagctggttaaaggattggggaccatgcaggcggggaaggccccggggccggatgggttcccggttgaattctacaggaaatatgtggacctgttgggcccgttgctagtgaggactttcaataaggcgagggcgggggggactttgcccccgacaatgtctagggcgctgatctctttgatcctgaagcgggacaaggatccactgcaatgtgggtcgtatagaccgatctcgctcctcagtgttgatgctaagttgctgggaaaggtgctggctacgagaattgaggactgcgtcccaggggtgattcatgaggaccagatgggatttgtgaagggtaggcagctaaacactaatgtgcggaggctcctcaatgtgattatgatgccctcggtggagggggaagctgaggtagtggcagctatggacacggagaaggcctttgatcgggtggagtgggagtatccttgagaagtgttgcggaggtttgggttcacggaggggttcatcagctgggtcaggctgctatatagagccccggtgtcgagtgtggctacgaatcggcggaggtcggagtactttcggcagtcccccttgttgtttgcactggcaattgagcctctggtcatggcactaagtgagtccaggaaatggaggggactggtccgggggggagaggaacaccgggtgtcgttgtatgctgacgacctgttgctgtatgtggcagatccagtggaggggatggctgaGGTCATGCGGatgctaagggagtttggggactttttggggtataaactcaacatagggaagagtgagctctttgtggtgcattcaggggaccagggaagggggatagacgagctaccgctgaagaggacggaaaggagctttcagtacctagggatccaagtagctaggagttgggggccctgcacaagctcaatttgacgtggttggtggagcagctggaggaggattttaaaagatgggatgtgctgccactctcgctagcgggtagggtgtagtcggtcaaaatgacggtcctccggaggtctctctttgtgttccagtgccttcccattatgatccccaaggcctttttcaaacgggtcagtaggagcatcatgggttttgtgtgggcgaataagaccccgagggtgaagagagtgtttctggagcgtagcagggacagacggaggggggctggcgctgccgtatttgtgcggctattattgggcagccaatgtggcgatgatccgtaagtgggtaatggagggagagggggcggcgtggaagaggttagagatggcgtcctgtgtgggcacgagcctgagggcactggcgacggcactgctgccgctctcgccgacaaggtacaccacgagtgcggtggtggcggcgacgttgaagattggggggcagtggaggcgacacaggggcgaggtgggagcctcggtttggtccccgatttgggagaatcatcggttcgtcccgggaaggatggatggggggttttggagctggcatcgggcagggattagaagaatgggggacctgttcatcgatgggacgtttgcgagcctaggggcgctggaggagaagtttgggttacccccaggaaacgctttcaggtacatgcaagtgagcgcgtttgtgaggcggcaggtgagggaattcccgctgctcccggcacaggggattcaggacagggtgatctcgggtgtatgggttggagaaggcaaagtttcggcgatttaccaggagctgaaggaagaggaggaggcctcggtggaggagttaaagggcaagtgggaggaggagcttggggaggagatagaagagggtctgtgggttaattcttcctcctcttgtgccaggctcagcctaatacagttcaaagttactcacagagcacatatgacagggacgaggttgagtaggttatttggggtggaggacagatgtgggaggtgctcgggaagcccggcggatCACGTCCATatattctggtcgtgcccggcactggatgggttttggaggggttttgcgaggactatgtccaaggtagtgaaagcccgggtcaagccgagctggggattggcattattcggagtagtggactaaccgggtgtgcaggaggcgaaagaggctggtattctggcctttgcgtccctggtagcccagcggaggattttggtattatggaaagatgcgaagcccccttgtgtggaagcttggatcaatgacatggcagggttcatcaagctggagaggataaagtttgccttgcgagggtctgtgcaggggttcctcaggcggtggcaaccgttcctagactatctcgcggagcgttaggaggaggtcagcagcagcagcagcccaagggcggggggggggttcttttgggggggcgtttcggtgggtgggggggcatccCTATTCgtgtttttaaatgtcatatgggggttattgtatatgggggaaatccaatgtataatttctgattgttgtgttcttgtttctgtttctttctttttgttgggggaggggggggttgttgaaaatctgttggaaaattttaataaatatatattttttaaatacttgcactcacatccagactcactcacacacaccacatattcacacacacacagactcacacacgcacacaaacgcacacacacacacacagactcaggcgcagactcactcactcactcactccaccccccccccccccccccgcccccaggcccGCCCAGGCCCAGGAAATGTCTCTTCCACTCACCTGTATTTTGAACAGTGAATCCACAGGCTGGATAAAGAGACATTGCAGGCTGAATTGTGACTGTGAACCGTCTATTGGACAACACTGGTGTAGACACTTTTACTCATTAGTGTTATAAATATTAGCCCTAGTTAGAGTCTTTGCCTATAAAGCACCGAAAAGGGTTGTACGGTTTATTTGTACAACAATGTACTTTGACATAACACCAGGGATACTGTGTGGTGTGGAGAATGTAGAAGAGGTGCTGAGAGACCCATTTCTCAGAACCTCACCATTCCAACACCAAAATAGATACTGACGCAATTGTGTCAACTCTCAGTCTCCAGTTAGGCAGATTGTACAAGTAGTGTATTTGCTTGTATTTAATGTCGCCAACAGTTTACCTTTTTTATCCGTAGGTGTCGACTCTTCCCAGAATGGGTCAGGCATCCACCCTTCGCTCAATGTCAGGACCTTATGCTGATGCGTACGACATTCCACCGGGCCATGTTCCTGGAATCCATAGCAGTCAGGTAATGTAAAAAATCCTACATGGACAATGTAACATTACATTGGATATACGGCCCAAAACAGGCTATTCATTCCAACTGGTCCATGCgtgtgtttatgctccacttgagctatagaatctctaaagtgcagaaggagggcattcggcccatcaagcctgcaccaaccctccgaaggagctctctacctaggcccactccctcaccctatcctttGAGCCTTCTCCCATCTTTCCATCCTAACCCAATATTTCCTTCTCTCTCATATGCGTGTCTAGCTCCCCCTTAAATATATCTGGAATATTCACTTCAAACACTCCCTAAGgtagggcggcacgtggtgcagtggttagcactgggactacgccgctgaggacccaggttcgaatcccagccctgggtcactgtctgtgtggagtttgcacatccttcccgtgtctgcgtgggcttcacctccacaacccaaaagatgtgcagggtaggtggtttggtcatgctaaattgccccttaaaaaaaaaattgggtacactaaatttaaataaataaaaaaacactccctgtggcaatgagttccacatttGCACCACTGTTTGGatgaagaagtttcttctgaattccctgttggatttctCGGTGACTattgtgtatttatttatttaaaataaatttagagtactcaattctttttttcccaattaaggggcaatttagtgtggccaatccacctaacctgcacatcttttgggttgtgggggtgagacccacacggacacggagataatgtgcaaactccacacagacagtgacccgggccagggtcaaacccgggtcctcagcgccgtgaggcatcagtgctaaccactgcgccaccatgccgcactTGACTATTGTGTATTGATGCCCTCTAGATATGCTCttccccacaggaggaaacatcctctccgtacCCTTctatcggcatggtagcacagtggctagcgccagggacctaggttcgattcctgacttgggtcactgtctgtgcagagtctgtacgttctccccatgtctgcgtaggtttcctccgggtgctccggtttcctcccacaagtcccgaaagacgtacttgttaggtgaattgaacattctaaattctccctcagtgtacccgaacaggcgtcataaTGTGAcgcctgggggattttcacaattacttcatcacagtgttaatgtaagcctacttgtgacactaataaaggttattattttcaaaacctttcatcattttaaTGACCTCGATTAGGTCACCCAATCAGCCGGCTTTGTTCAAGAGAAATGAAACCCAGCCTGTCAATTCTTTCATGACAGGTAcatccacacatatctgatattctGATTGAATTTAAGGTGAGATACCTTAGATACACAGACTGGGCTAAATATTTTAGACAGTAAGAGCGTGCATGAACTTAATGGTTGTGACTCAGAATGACAAATCAGAAGATGTCCAACCCACAGCCGATCCTCGATTGTTCTTCTGAAGGCGCTGACATTTGCTGCGTTTGGATCTATAGGTTGTCACCAATCTCTTATCCAATGCCCAAATGACCATTCTTTAGACCTGAGCTTTCACCAGGAGTTTGACTGTGGCAACATCACAGTGGACTCCAATCTTGCTCGTTCCTGTGCAGTTGAATACCTTCACTCACCGTCAGTCTGAAGAATGTTTTTATTTGCTCTCTGGTCTAGTCGGATTGCATATGGGGAAAATTCTGCAGTGCCCACGTGAATGATCCCTGCAACGgttgcgagggagagagtgagaccttGACTTGGGATTGGGATTGAATTGGGAAACAGACCACACCCAGTATAGCACAGGGAGATTCTAAGTCCAGTTATAGGGTGAACATCAGCAACTTTTGAACTACTGCTAGCAGCAAATAGGATATCGGAGCATAGCAAGAACAAAGACACAATTGATGAACGACTTGTTTGAGGAGCAGAGTTAAATTTATGGAAATCTCTTCCAATTACCCTTTGAATCTGCATCTTATTACTTCTGATCTCAGTGCTCACCCGCGAGCCCAGACAATTATGCACATTTTTGAACTCGACATTTCTCAAACTTTGGCTTCAGTCAGTTATTGGCAGTGGTTTTTGTGTTGGTCAGAGGGCAGCGTCCCCAGATTTTCACAAGAAGGAGGCCCAAATCCGTTCCTGCGTGGAGAATGGAGAACAGGAGCCACGAGGCTTCATGGGAAATGAGGGTCAAAGGAGGACAGCCACCTTGGAGGTGGCCTCCGGGAGGGTCAGCTCATGACCTGATCACTCAGTGCACAGTGTGGGGAAGGAAAGAAGCTTAGAAAAGATGCAGAACATAGGAAATCTCCTTCCACCGACTGACTGCTCCAGCCTCTCGGTCAGAAGGtgataggttcaagtcccaccaacaACTGTTATTACGTTACTTTATAAAGAATGGGCTGAGGTGGGAAAATCCAGGACAGGGGAAGGTAACCAAGGGAATTAGGACGAGGTGACTCGTGGGGTGATAATGGTGTAACTCAGGGCGACAGCAGGGGAAAGGGGAAGCTTGGAAAGCGGGGTAACTGAGGGTGGGTGGGCAATTGAGGGAAGGGAGCAGAGTAACCGAGGGCTCAGGAAagaggtaaatgagggcaggagagAGGAGTAATTGAAGATGAAGGAGGGGGGGACAACTGAGGGTGGAGTggtaatccctccaccactgacacacaatggcagccgtgtgtaccatctacaagatgcactacaggaactcaccaagactcctcagccagcaggataatccagggaactacaggccggtgagccttacttcagtggtagggaaattactggagagaattcttcgagacaggatctactcccatttggaagcaaatggacgtattagtgagaggcagcatggttttgtgaaggggaggtcgtgtctcactaacttgatagagtttttcgaggaggtcactaagatgattgatgcaggtagggcagtggatgttgtctatatggacttcagtaaggcctttgacaaggtccctcatggtagactagtacaaaaggtgaagtcacacgggatcaggggtgagctggcaaggtggatacagaactggctaggtcatagaaggcagagagtagcaatggaaggatgcttttctaattggagggctgtgaccagtggtgttccacagggatcagtgctgggacctttgctctttgtagtatatataaatgatttggaggaaaatgtaactggtctgattagtaagtttgcagacgacacaaaggttggtggaattgcggaaagcgatgaggactgacagaagatacagcaggatttagattgtttggagacttgggcggagagatggcagatggagtttaatccggacaaatgtgaggtaatgcattttggaaggtcttatgcaggtagggaatatacagtgaatggtagaaccctcaagagtattgaaagtcaaagagatctaggagtacaggtccacaggtcattgaaaagggcaacacaggtggagaaggtagtcaagaaggcatacggcatgcttgccttcattggccggggcattgagtataagaattggcaagtcatgttgcagctgtataggaccttagtgaggccacacttggagtatagtgttcaattctggtcgccacactaccagaaggatgtggaggctttagagagggtgcagaagagatttaccagaatgttgcctggtatggagggcattagctatgaggagcggttgaataaactcggtttgttctcactggaacgaaggaggttgaggggagacctgatagaggtctacaaaattatgaggggcatagacagagtggatagtcagaggcttttccccagggtagaggggtgaattactagggggcataggtttaaggtgagaggggcaaggtttagagtagatgtacgaggcaagttttttacgcagagggtagtgggtgcctggaactcgctaccggaggaggtggtggaagcagggacgatagtgacatttaaggggcatcttgacaaatacatgaataggatgggaatagagggatacggacccaggaagtgtagaagattgtagtttagtcgggcagcatggtcggcacgggcttggagggccgaagggcctgttcctgtgctgtacatttctttgttctttgttctttgttccaaacccatggccattaccatctagaagggcaagggcagcagatatctgggaaccccaccacctggaagttcccctccaagtcactcaccatcctgacttggaaatatgtcgctgttccttcactgtcgctgggtcaaaatcctgcaactgccTCCTAtaatgaggaaacattttttcaagtggttaggatctggaatgcattgtctgagagtgtggtggaggcaggttcaatcgaggcattcaagaggaaattggattattatctgaaaaggaagaatatacaaggctacggggagaaggcgggggagTTGAACTCGGTAAGTGGCTCAAAGGAGGGTCAGCGCAGACACAACTGGTCAAATGACCTccttgctgtaacaattctgtaactGTGTACTGCGCTTGGGGAACCTTCAGTCTCCAGGTTACTATCCAGTGCCCCCTGCTGGAAATGCATGTTTTGAATTCTGGACTTTGTGAATGCTCAGCGAGCACTCAGTCTCCAGGCACAAAGTAAATTACTCTTTATTCCTGATAGCTAAAAATCTTACCGGTTTGTATGTGAAAGATCTATTTTCACCATTTAGGTTTCGTAGGCGCTCTTGTCAAATGACAGCAATTAACAAATATATTTTCCACTAGAAGTTTGGCAGTCCTGGAACAGCACGGAAATATTCAATGTTCCAAACTGATGCCGAGAGGAGTCTAATCCAGCAGTTGTACGACATTCCATTGAGTTTCGAGAGGCCCAGAGCTAAATCCCAGCAGCAGGTAAAAAGAAAGGCTTGTATTTATATCCCATTCGACCAAGTCATTCAGAAAGAGTCCAAATTGCTTCATCTGCAAAGGAATAAAGATCTTTGCCACTTCCGGATGTCCAGAGGACGGTGGCGTCAATTGTAATCTGCGTTGTTTTGTCGGAAAGGTGGCAGtttacacagcaaggtcccacaggcAGGATTCTGATAATAACCAGACTGTTTTAATAATGATGGTACAACACTGGGGagagctcccctgctcttctttcaaTAATGGCCATTGGATTGTTTACGCCCActtgagagagtgtcagtgtggcTGGGTTTTCCGCGTCAGCCAAAagaccgcacctctgacagtgcaacactccgtcAGTAATGTACCGAAGCATCAGGTTAAAAatctctggaatgggacttgagccCATGGCATTCGGATTCAGAGGCCGAGTAATGCCAACAGAGCCAAGAAATTATTGTTGTTGCATAGCGCAAAAGTACAAtactgggcagcaccgtagcacagtggttagcactgttatctcacagcgccagggtcccaggtccgattcccggcttgggtcacttgttctccccatgcctgcgtgggtttcctccgggtgctctggtttcctcccacaagtcccgaaagacatgcttgttagatgaattggacattctgaattctccctcagcgtacccgaacaggtgccggagtgaggcaactaggggcgttttacagtaacttcattgcagtgttaaagtaagcctacttgtgaaaagagTTAACTTAATTGTTGTTGCTGGACAGTAGGTCTAAAAGTACTGGCTGCCTTCGCAAGGCtacggaacaagtgctggggaatgagaatagagtaaataggtgcttgatggccagcgcagacacaatgggccaaaaggccactTTTCATGCTCTAAACACTCTATGACTGGCACCTCACATTGGAGTTAGTGAGTATTTTCTCCtgaggattattattattagatatgaTTTGGTCCTGACTGTGGCTATCAGAGTTGTCTTGCAACACGAGTCACTTGAGGATGACCATAAATGTGGAATCCTTGGTGATCTGGTTTCTCTCTCTAAGCTGGGAGAACTGAAGCCATTTACATCGCTCCCCAACTCTTAAGGGGATTGGTTAACTCAGCATGTGTTGGAGAGGATGGGACTCTGATCTTGGCCTGAATCAcaggatcatagaatctctacagtgaaaaaagaggccattcagcccactgagtctgcaccggccctctggaagagcactctacctaggcccaatcccttgccctatccccttaaccccacctaacactaaggggcaatttagcatgaccaatccacctatcctgcacatcgttggactgcgggaggaaatggagcacccggaggccacatagacacagggagagcgtgcaaactccacacagtcacccaaggccagaattgaacctggatgcctggcgctgggaggcagcagtgccaatcactgtaccaccgtgctgccccactcaaacACTAGCCGGGAGAGTTCACTCATGGAGACCATTTCTAAAGATAATATGTTTGTTGGTTTTCTAGGTGTATGACATCCCTCCAAGTGTGTGCAGAGATGGGCCAATGAGAGACAGTACCTATGACATTCCGCCATCATATGGAAGGGAGCCTCAGGGAATATCGATCGGGTCCTACTGCACTCTGCCAATTCCACGCAAGCTCAGCTGGGATGAGACCAGAGCTTTGAAACAATCACTGTACGACGTGCCCACATCGAGGGACGAAGCTGCCTTCTCAAGGGAAGCCCTTTACGATGTTCCTCCCAccaagggtggagctgtgggcttgggtcTACCCAATCACAGCATGCTGCCGAGCAGACTGCATGATGGCAATGTGAGGCAGTCTCTGTACGACATCCCACCCTCACAGAATACCTCTTCATCCGGCCAATTGCTTTATGACATTCCCCCGTCACGCGAACACCCAGCCTCCAGCCAAGATAATCGTCTGTCGAAATTTTCAGAAATTTATGACATTCCGGTGAACATTCCCAAGCCCACTCTGGATCGGCCGGGCCCCACTCAGCAAAACATTTACGATCTGCCAAGGGTATCTCTACCAACCAAAGCAAAGAACCTGGGGGAGTCCGTGTACGATGTTCCGCCGCAAGTTTCCAGGGACGTCCAAACTACCCAGGAGAGGGCTGACATGTCCAGTGAGGAGCGTAGACAAAGTGTCGCACACACCACCTTGGCCAAGCCTCCAGTCCCTGCTGTGCCCTCGTCAGCCAAGGAAATAACATTGGACGTCGAACTGGCCATTGGGAGGTTGGTGCAGCTACAGCAGCAGGTAGCTAGCTCAGTAGCCAGCATAATGGTGTTTGTCAGCAGAACATGGAGGCTCCAGGATCATCTGGAAGAGAACCTCACTGAGATCCGCTCCACAGCAGCTAACGTCATGAAATGCCTGGGCACTTTCATGGACTTTGTACAGGGGGTGAAGGTTAATGCTACACGCCTGACGGACAGCAATCTCCAGAACCGGTTGTACAAGCAATTACAGATTTTGGAGGATTCGTACAAGATCATGGTGGAGACCACTCAAACGCTGAGTGGCTGTGACTGGTCCCTCAGTGTCCTGGTGGTGAGCAAACCCCAGGCAAGCCCTGATGACCTTGACCGCTTCGTCATGGTAACCAGGACCATCCCGGATGATGTTAAACGACTTGCATCCATAATAATTGCAAATGGGAAGCTTCTCTTCAACCAGGCCCAGAGGCAGGAAGGGCAGAGTCAGAAGCAAACCTTTTCAACATTGGACAAACAACGAGCCGTCAATAACATTCACTCCTGTCTTCAGAGA contains:
- the LOC140428290 gene encoding cas scaffolding protein family member 4-like isoform X2; translation: MHCFVPFSDWICSVVQQHGLGNMSWKWKMKFTNLMAKALYDNKAETPDELGFCKGDILTVIERNVKGDEGWWRCSLHGRQGIAPGNRLQLLTGSQYDIPSLYSSSYSKQCSSTQQNIYQTPTKQHQSLSSTPSSGSRDNVYHVPSTPQSHSQIYQVPKSAAEFYADRGLAPPSQVSTLPRMGQASTLRSMSGPYADAYDIPPGHVPGIHSSQFGSPGTARKYSMFQTDAERSLIQQLYDIPLSFERPRAKSQQQVYDIPPSVCRDGPMRDSTYDIPPSYGREPQGISIGSYCTLPIPRKLSWDETRALKQSLYDVPTSRDEAAFSREALYDVPPTKGGAVGLGLPNHSMLPSRLHDGNVRQSLYDIPPSQNTSSSGQLLYDIPPSREHPASSQDNRLSKFSEIYDIPVNIPKPTLDRPGPTQQNIYDLPRVSLPTKAKNLGESVYDVPPQVSRDVQTTQERADMSSEERRQSVAHTTLAKPPVPAVPSSAKEITLDVELAIGRLVQLQQQVASSVASIMVFVSRTWRLQDHLEENLTEIRSTAANVMKCLGTFMDFVQGVKVNATRLTDSNLQNRLYKQLQILEDSYKIMVETTQTLSGCDWSLSVLVVSKPQASPDDLDRFVMVTRTIPDDVKRLASIIIANGKLLFNQAQRQEGQSQKQTFSTLDKQRAVNNIHSCLQRKATGIIIKQKAPLPTPPRKEHNSKPSNLLIAKQTHIEDCDYVQLQRKEEFEKQEKEKESFKQNEKERIKPKRFLLEQQIRKSGNGSTKVSPKETQPSTASFEQCKMFFTALQKAIISFTDNIDANQSGDVLIKSSKVVIMIGQKLVDMLYRETGQKAVHKEVVSRSNQFCGRMKEFAVATKNAVMQPNPMALQEMKDQMAELSQQAEQLRLLLEQATAS
- the LOC140428290 gene encoding cas scaffolding protein family member 4-like isoform X1; protein product: MHCFVPFSDWICSVVQQHGLGNMSWKWKMKFTNLMAKALYDNKAETPDELGFCKGDILTVIERNVKGDEGWWRCSLHGRQGIAPGNRLQLLTGSQYDIPSLYSSSYSKQCSSTQQNIYQTPTKQHQSLSSTPSSGSRDNVYHVPSTPQSHSQIYQVPKSAAEFYADRGLAPPSQVSTLPRMGQASTLRSMSGPYADAYDIPPGHVPGIHSSQKFGSPGTARKYSMFQTDAERSLIQQLYDIPLSFERPRAKSQQQVYDIPPSVCRDGPMRDSTYDIPPSYGREPQGISIGSYCTLPIPRKLSWDETRALKQSLYDVPTSRDEAAFSREALYDVPPTKGGAVGLGLPNHSMLPSRLHDGNVRQSLYDIPPSQNTSSSGQLLYDIPPSREHPASSQDNRLSKFSEIYDIPVNIPKPTLDRPGPTQQNIYDLPRVSLPTKAKNLGESVYDVPPQVSRDVQTTQERADMSSEERRQSVAHTTLAKPPVPAVPSSAKEITLDVELAIGRLVQLQQQVASSVASIMVFVSRTWRLQDHLEENLTEIRSTAANVMKCLGTFMDFVQGVKVNATRLTDSNLQNRLYKQLQILEDSYKIMVETTQTLSGCDWSLSVLVVSKPQASPDDLDRFVMVTRTIPDDVKRLASIIIANGKLLFNQAQRQEGQSQKQTFSTLDKQRAVNNIHSCLQRKATGIIIKQKAPLPTPPRKEHNSKPSNLLIAKQTHIEDCDYVQLQRKEEFEKQEKEKESFKQNEKERIKPKRFLLEQQIRKSGNGSTKVSPKETQPSTASFEQCKMFFTALQKAIISFTDNIDANQSGDVLIKSSKVVIMIGQKLVDMLYRETGQKAVHKEVVSRSNQFCGRMKEFAVATKNAVMQPNPMALQEMKDQMAELSQQAEQLRLLLEQATAS